One Pseudoalteromonas undina genomic region harbors:
- a CDS encoding 5-oxoprolinase subunit PxpA: MKLNCDLGESFGAWQMGLDNDVMPHIDMANIACGFHAGDSSVMAHTLKLAKQHNVMIGAHPSYPDKQGFGRRSMSMSVAELTQCLHYQIAALDGMAKVQGLTLSYVKPHGALYNDMMNNQQLLTTVMGAVASYPANLKLMILATADAKLHQTMAWHLGLTLILEAFADRQYTDQGQLVARNIPGSVHSKDALLAQVKQLLTGNSVTTQSGKSLKLVADSICVHGDNPQGIAIIEEIKALCSANSSS; this comes from the coding sequence ATGAAACTTAATTGTGATTTAGGCGAGAGCTTTGGTGCATGGCAAATGGGCCTTGATAACGACGTTATGCCACATATTGATATGGCAAATATTGCTTGTGGCTTTCATGCTGGTGATTCGAGTGTAATGGCGCATACCCTAAAGCTAGCTAAACAACATAATGTTATGATTGGCGCTCATCCAAGCTACCCTGATAAACAAGGGTTTGGTAGGCGCTCAATGAGTATGAGTGTGGCTGAGCTCACTCAATGTTTGCATTATCAAATAGCTGCCCTTGATGGCATGGCAAAAGTACAAGGGCTAACCCTTAGCTATGTAAAACCCCATGGTGCGCTGTATAATGACATGATGAACAACCAGCAATTGCTTACCACTGTTATGGGTGCGGTTGCCAGTTACCCTGCTAACTTAAAGTTGATGATACTCGCCACAGCCGATGCCAAGCTACATCAAACAATGGCATGGCACCTTGGGCTCACACTGATATTAGAGGCGTTCGCAGACAGGCAATACACAGACCAAGGGCAATTAGTAGCACGAAATATACCGGGCAGTGTGCATAGCAAAGACGCATTATTAGCTCAGGTTAAACAGCTTTTAACCGGTAACAGTGTAACTACTCAATCTGGAAAATCGTTGAAACTAGTTGCTGACAGCATCTGCGTGCATGGCGATAACCCCCAAGGCATTGCAATTATTGAAGAGATAAAAGCGCTTTGCTCAGCCAATAGTTCAAGTTAA